A stretch of the Theileria equi strain WA chromosome 1, complete sequence genome encodes the following:
- a CDS encoding hypothetical protein (encoded by transcript BEWA_029850A) encodes MVARLSTLFSTLFITAITAQDVKFWCIVGIECNFELEKDEELKHTFLSNKYNCSVGSLELRTTLEGEVEKVKFVPELSKNWPNSVYICRAKKLEVLGVEHKVSGTAVGTIKILRITRYNHIIEQNNELRFTIHDLDAEKLELNDKDPGPSLGISSTPVDLIKELRLHPFVPCGKNIVANVFLNRYIGDIETLEPFYLYLCYPTISKQIFFIERIIVFNGSLIKEIHQKVVQNYILLELRGVSTERNYTVTNLHALEEKERLSNKNLFPIRKRLDYKKEAYKEILEGNISFSVHSNESKDGLSSVCGHSNFLWSKFDIPYYSEGYYADKSILFALPIQLFGSKVLICASLDKNMGQESYTLPVSSFLLNTSDYPYFKNIFTADHMGIVSLKIEFDVHPLSEIRLLHICDYKQDEFMAKFKLDELSTTCKRYSKEDKFGYVYENAILNKDVAYTRSDAYLSVYGDESPSEHFLAHRLAFLPDKGTFLENNVLSLGNIFLPRLVHEPLLPYIVLLCDRWKHPHCLAAHEFDKIAGLIYPNVISPQNVSIRLNEEGLKVKVSSPKDGHHIIKLVEAKYVQYSDFEQICNIKDGLFAEFKLEKVEDKDGETKRFYTYEIRRMKAEGINGVELGKIYYLCMLNRDGKKELNGWEKMGVTLWKSQKNALPSGSVSDWKLLNIVVTQTPLAQQRYTFTDIDSNVTSIFIKTTGYSNDTSISGVYLSSDLLFKCSSLVPKGDIKLGKGSKEKIHPNISFVKYTPEAKNKRDGGPVGEQGFWFEENPALWSLVGDYIRYIGIFKPQEKMYKVCICHKDVCYSGGNLVQSKMTFFDLNQFIPVNDVYNRLVIGRYICMHNRRNVVCFSGTGDLSEMMVNLHVINLSEMEISYVTFDNEIGFLSVLSKHSLYIYNEDLSKSIEVRGLDGTDLIASFPGITFIVLNGSLVAYIEGNRLNALFRDARRNYEKLLFADKSPKSYKYDMDKNNFLTISFKETPRNETEMHIFPSNTSDEKYDIFFIDNELILRYYQFTILPDKKASITSRNNLDLKEYFPFNDQRLMFKVQKISVLDTNYVVIFVCQFDMGVLKVFYLANDRFTFYSGIVIVTNVIDFILTETHIIGLTISFGGRSIDKGTIGDISQSLFQLRYIDLLDISLDYPNVPKEVIYGSSYTFHPSVSNGILVHFYLKNSKDLMGTGLTLNEATGVISGTLTFVGKKTLSIATEGLLGNTSHSISISSNCPLGTEYDGKTCLPCSIGYYKDDITLDRCLKCTESIVDSTTRANGAKGLSECLCPPGSFFSNNACLKCPSGTFSQDHGSYVCLGRCRENEVSTVVGASSLSELKCMCIEGFYSTDGSCKECPPNHYCKGGMEQPVPCGNGMITTSIGKSAKDCICDLGFEWNDGECVPCNTLSYKDFIGNSKCMHCSSDSSSESQLYTMKLGAKNKNDCRFCKPGYYNSENSIYCIPCPPNSFCFGERFKPISCGQHGITTVLNATRASECLCQRGFGHLSFARVNPSIPQKCVKCPLNTWQYLDGDFACIKCPRNSYSVHSFSLFDCLPIPGYYNVFGLGFKSFVEKIESRNVNTMDDAPVIECYSGVVIDKVSSHISLQQSLKSCLELCKANVYCRYAYFMSYGGLPMYREVSTFEKQKPQVYSPCMLFYEALDISTSNENVQDLTDIITTEDKEDEIEGRNVFCKVTRAVHKKLDMVKFVKCPKNYYCKDAQTFGMRLCPEHSTTLSTGASSLDDCLCMPGYEPSLFSPTRRCVPCEKGFYKFERSNEQCKSCPNGMTTMEIGSNHINKCGCPPSFFAFLTAHPKGSGEDRHIYTDTIITGEYLLNLECKECPQNHYCPGFWSSSVNVITHTAPIPCPPGSSIMSLSRNVSSVSSCLCGPGYGIVQHIDRRSQSCERCPPGTFKETFENSSCTERCGTFATSLPGASSNKNCFCLPGWFMLTNERGSSLCSKCMQGAICPGGFSNSASFKQLTNDPNLEVSSYDHASPLPGVGNILIYKQQVHANKRVGPWHPDRDEFYLTRQPSQRMFKLYDKIPDIHPCAYSHRRNTVNAFSCSTGSTGYICGNCEPGYDVEYFQSMCTKCGSGLEEFTKLVLPRFIFVFAVLITCYSTRHANLSGEFSLVAILKILNLFTLSLLPLGLLPITSVSSLRRFYWSFHLLFYYPISWFAHTERVGCWEFTLRKFTQWMNEYGFSRDIFDGSRHLDYKQLWYMQRLVGAVKPLLDLVLLCLLFPLFNLVYQRYIRRKFYEKIKHFLIKSKNADEANESRGRDRRVEKMIKRDTRNLLFQNIVVIIVLHIPSLFINSLSMVWCRPVRYKNEEPVEILLHLPNQECDMENPLFRFGFMVSASLFILVFLFSVFFFFSLLNSDYEANSWKSIFMMGYREGCRWWDIILLLRQFLVVVFVVAQYSVNPRGGSEYVRLLSFMAFNISFLMLHLWYSPYDHRGDYRFHRLESFVFITSIFISLFVHGSCFYDFSRFAIVPIVLALFAYFKIVSNFFLESASIANVQTKFRNPGFIEQVLSILPSYRSSRNVYVYFNYDTNTLVFDRTAFYLRKGLISRLERIFSNLKVNQSESRRFLISTIKDIYATSIWMKKRVMIPDDFIYFIIRMAFWFSYCMHIEMDEKLTEKDRLYLIIFFYLYYKDGRVKRMLSPVISKLPVGASQKNSFRIDNANSLVHINIVESLLVDCLFDKFYDVRPITITELYYALLSLGHLGDSLPRVYALYEAFLRTRRSQRDVKIDEIKNEIDSITACMDEESTMVKIKALSQERQELMDELEKLELLVKHKTNIIAVERSTEKVVQDLELALDKMLVDNLTHEDILEGISKLNADGESHSNSERRKGLLIPVLKLNKSLE; translated from the coding sequence ATGGTCGCTCGTTTGTCAACCCTTTTCTCTACCTTATTCATCACTGCAATCACCGCTCAAGACGTAAAGTTCTGGTGTATTGTAGGTATTGAGTGTAATTTTGAGCTCGAAAAGGATGAGGAGTTAAAACACACCTTTCTGTCAAACAAGTACAATTGCTCAGTAGGGAGTCTGGAACTCCGTACAACTCTTGAAGGAGAGGTGGAAAAGGTAAAATTTGTACCTGAATTATCGAAAAACTGGCCAAATAGCGTCTACATTTGCCGAGCCAAAAAGCTGGAGGTTCTTGGTGTGGAGCATAAAGTTAGTGGAACTGCTGTAGGAACGATTAAAATACTCAGGATTACGAGGTACAACCACATCATTGAACAGAACAACGAGCTAAGGTTTACGATTCATGACTTGGATGCTGAAAAACTTGAGCTAAATGACAAGGATCCCGGTCCAAGCCTGGGAATCTCATCCACTCCAGTTGATTTAATTAAGGAGCTTAGGTTACATCCTTTTGTCCCCTGTGGTAAAAACATTGTTGCGAATGTATTTCTTAATCGGTATATAGGGGATATAGAAACTCTGGAACCGTTCTACCTTTACCTCTGCTATCCCACAATCTCTAagcaaatattttttattgAACGCATAATAGTTTTTAACGGTTCGCTGATTAAAGAAATTCATCAAAAGGTCGTTcaaaactacattttatTGGAACTCAGAGGCGTATCTACCGAGAGAAACTATACGGTCACAAACCTGCATGCactggaagaaaaggaacGTTTGTCTAATAAAAACTTGTTCCCAATCCGTAAACGGCTAGATTATAAAAAGGAAGCTTACAAGGAAATTCTGGAAGGAAACATTAGCTTCAGTGTCCACTCAAATGAAAGCAAAGATGGTCTCTCCTCAGTTTGTGGTCACTCGAACTTTCTGTGGTCAAAGTTTGACATTCCCTATTATTCCGAAGGATATTACGCTGATAAAAGTATTTTGTTTGCTCTACCAATTCAGCTGTTTGGGTCTAAGGTTCTCATTTGTGCTTCCCTGGATAAAAACATGGGTCAGGAATCATACACCCTTCCCGTATCatcttttcttctgaaTACGAGTGACTATCCGTACTTTAAGAACATCTTTACAGCTGATCATATGGGTATTGTTAGCCTAAAAATAGAGTTTGATGTGCATCCACTCAGCGAGATTCGATTGCTCCACATTTGCGATTACAAGCAAGACGAATTTATGGCGAAATTCAAACTTGATGAACTCAGTACCACCTGTAAACGGTACtctaaagaagataagtTTGGATACGTTTATGAAAATGCAATATTGAACAAGGACGTTGCATATACGAGATCAGATGCGTATCTGAGTGTTTATGGTGATGAGTCACCAAGCGAGCATTTTCTAGCACATAGGCTTGCGTTTCTACCGGATAAAGGAActtttttggagaataatGTGCTTAGTCTTGGGAATATATTCTTGCCTAGACTTGTGCATGAGCCGCTTTTACCATACATTGTTCTCTTGTGTGATCGATGGAAGCATCCTCACTGTCTTGCCGCGCAtgaatttgataaaatagCTGGTCTGATTTATCCCAATGTTATTTCTCCGCAAAATGTTTCAATACGGCTGAATGAAGAAGGATTAAAGGTAAAGGTATCATCGCCCAAAGATGGTCACCATATCATCAAACTCGTAGAGGCAAAATACGTTCAGTATTCTGATTTTGAGCAAATTTGCAATATCAAAGATGGTTTATTTGCAGAGTTTAAACTGGAAAAGGTTGAGGATAAGGATGGCGAAACAAAAAGATTCTACACTTATGAAATTCGCAGAATGAAAGCAGAGGGAATTAACGGCGTAGAGCTCGGGAAAATCTACTACCTCTGCATGCTAAATAGAGATGGAAAGAAGGAACTTAATGGGTGGGAAAAAATGGGAGTTACTCTCTGGAAATCTCAGAAAAACGCACTTCCATCAGGTTCAGTGTCTGACTGGAAACTTTTAAATATCGTCGTTACACAAACACCTCTAGCTCAACAGAGGTACACCTTTACGGACATTGATTCTAACGTTACTAGTATATTCATTAAAACAACTGGGTACTCGAATGATACAAGTATAAGTGGCGTATACTTGTCAAGTGATTTGCTCTTCAAATGCTCATCTTTGGTACCAAAAGGTGACATTAAGTTGGGAAAAGGGagtaaagaaaaaataCACCCAAATATATCCTTTGTGAAATATACTCCCGAGgctaaaaataaaagggATGGCGGTCCAGTGGGAGAACAAGGTTTTTGGTTTGAGGAGAATCCCGCCCTTTGGTCTCTGGTCGGAGACTATATTCGCTATATTGGGATCTTTAAACCTCAAGAGAAAATGTACAAGGTCTGTATTTGCCACAAGGACGTTTGTTACAGTGGTGGAAATCTCGTCCAGTCCAAAATGACATTTTTTGATCTCAACCAGTTTATTCCAGTCAATGATGTTTACAATCGACTAGTAATCGGTAGGTACATTTGTATGCACAACAGGAGGAATGTGGTATGTTTTTCTGGCACTGGAGACTTGAGCGAGATGATGGTTAACCTGCATGTAATTAATCTCTCTGAAATGGAGATTTCCTACGTCACTTTTGATAATGAAATTGGGTTTCTATCAGTTTTATCCAAACATTCACTCTATATCTACAATGAAGACCTAAGCAAGAGCATAGAGGTGAGAGGTCTGGATGGCACCGATCTCATCGCATCATTTCCCGGAATCACATTCATTGTCCTAAATGGAAGCCTTGTCGCCTATATTGAAGGCAATCGCCTAAATGCTCTTTTTAGAGATGCAAGAAGAAATTATGAGAAGCTCCTCTTTGCCGACAAGTCCCCCAAAAGCTACAAGTACGACATGGATAAGAACAATTTCTTAACAATAAGTTTTAAAGAGACCCCAAGGAATGAGACAGAGATGCACATTTTCCCGTCTAACACAAGCGACGAGAAATACGACATCTTCTTTATCGACAATGAACTCATTCTTCGTTATTACCAATTCACGATTCTCCCAGATAAAAAGGCATCCATCACGTCAAGGAATAATCTTGATTTGAAGGAATACTTTCCATTTAATGACCAAAGGTTAATGTTCAAGGTTCAAAAGATCTCGGTACTTGATACCAACTACGTCGTCATATTCGTTTGTCAGTTTGACATGGGTGTTTTAAAGGTGTTTTATCTCGCAAATGATCGGTTTACATTCTACTCTGGCATTGTCATCGTGACAAATGTCATTGATTTTATCCTAACTGAAACGCACATTATCGGATTGACCATTAGCTTTGGCGGAAGGTCAATTGATAAAGGGACTATAGGTGACATATCCCAGTCTCTATTCCAACTCAGGTACATTGATCTACTTGATATAAGTCTGGATTatccaaatgttccaaaGGAGGTAATCTATGGCTCatcctacacatttcatcCATCCGTCTCAAACGGGATACTCGTCCACTTTTACCTCAAGAATAGCAAAGATCTGATGGGAACTGGCCTAACTTTGAATGAGGCAACAGGAGTAATTTCCGGAACACTGACTTTTGTAGGGAAGAAGACTCTGAGTATTGCCACGGAGGGACTACTTGGGAATACTTCCCACTCCATCTCCATATCATCCAACTGTCCGCTTGGAACAGAATATGACGGGAAAACCTGTCTTCCATGCTCAATTGGCTattacaaggatgataTTACCCTGGATAGGTGCTTAAAATGTACGGAGAGTATCGTGGATAGCACGACAAGGGCCAACGGGGCAAAAGGTTTATCCGAATGCCTCTGTCCCCCTGGTAGCTTCTTTTCAAATAACGCGTGCCTTAAATGTCCAAGTGGAACTTTTTCTCAGGACCACGGATCCTACGTTTGTCTTGGAAGGTGTAGAGAAAATGAGGTCAGCACGGTCGTTGGAGCTTCATCACTGAGTGAATTAAAGTGCATGTGTATCGAAGGGTTTTATTCCACTGATGGATCATGTAAAGAATGTCCTCCAAATCACTACTGTAAAGGTGGAATGGAGCAACCAGTGCCGTGCGGAAATGGAATGATTACCACAAGTATCGGGAAGTCAGCCAAGGATTGTATATGTGATTTAGGGTTTGAATGGAACGATGGTGAATGCGTCCCCTGTAATACGCTATCCTACAAAGATTTTATTGGTAATTCAAAGTGCATGCACTGCTCTTCAGACTCCAGTAGCGAGAGCCAACTCTACACGATGAAGCTCGGAGCCAAGAATAAAAACGACTGTCGCTTTTGCAAACCTGGATACTACAACTCTGAAAACAGCATCTACTGTATACCATGCCCACCAAACAGTTTTTGTTTTGGTGAACGATTCAAACCGATTTCCTGTGGACAGCATGGCATCACTACGGTACTCAATGCCACTAGAGCCTCCGAATGTCTATGCCAGAGGGGATTTGGTCATTTAAGTTTTGCTAGAGTCAATCCAAGCATCCCgcaaaaatgtgtaaagtGTCCATTAAATACTTGGCAGTACCTGGATGGTGACTTTGCATGCATAAAGTGTCCAAGGAATAGCTATAGCGTCCATTCCTTCTCACTCTTTGACTGTCTGCCGATTCCTGGATATTATAATGTGTTTGGCCTCGGCTTTAAAAGTTTTGTCGAGAAGATTGAGTCGAGGAATGTGAATACAATGGATGATGCTCCGGTAATTGAGTGCTATTCTGGCGTAGTTATAGACAAGGTGTCATCACACATTTCACTCCAACAGTCTCTAAAGTCTTGTCTAGAACTATGCAAGGCAAATGTTTACTGTCGCTACGCCTACTTTATGAGCTATGGCGGTTTGCCCATGTATCGCGAAGTTTCAACTTTTGAAAAGCAGAAGCCGCAGGTTTACTCCCCCTGTATGCTATTTTATGAAGCTCTAGACATCTCTACGAGTAATGAAAACGTACAAGATCTCACGGATATCATTACTACagaagacaaagaggaTGAGATAGAGGGAAGAAACGTCTTTTGCAAAGTCACCAGGGCGGTGCACAAAAAATTGGACATGGTTAAGTTTGTCAAATGCCCCAAAAACTACTACTGCAAAGACGCCCAAACGTTTGGGATGAGACTTTGTCCAGAGCATTCGACTACATTATCTACAGGAGCATCCTCGCTTGACGATTGTCTCTGCATGCCTGGATACGAACCTTCACTCTTTTCCCCTACCAGAAGATGTGTACCGTGTGAAAAGGGGTTTTACAAGTTTGAACGGTCAAATGAACAGTGTAAGTCATGCCCAAATGGTATGACTACCATGGAAATTGGCTCTAATCACATTAATAAATGTGGATGTCCCCCGAGCTTTTTTGCCTTTCTAACAGCTCATCCCAAAGGTTCAGGCGAAGATCGCCACATTTACACGGATACAATAATTACGGGAGAATACCTTTTAAATCTAGAATGCAAGGAGTGTCCGCAAAACCACTATTGCCCGGGTTTCTGGTCATCAAGTGTGAACGTGATAACTCACACTGCGCCAATTCCCTGTCCTCCTGGTTCTTCAATCATGTCCCTTTCCCGCAACGTGAGCTCTGTTTCTTCCTGTTTATGCGGTCCCGGGTATGGAATTGTCCAGCACATTGACAGAAGGTCGCAGTCATGTGAACGGTGTCCTCCAGGAACCTTTAAGGAGACTTTTGAGAACTCGTCATGCACTGAGAGATGTGGCACCTTTGCAACGTCTTTGCCCGGAGCTTCTTCTAACAAAAACTGTTTCTGTCTGCCAGGGTGGTTCATGCTTACAAATGAACGAGGGAGTAGCCTCTGCTCCAAGTGCATGCAAGGAGCGATTTGTCCCGGCGGTTTCTCTAACTCGGCAAGTTTTAAGCAGCTAACAAACGACCCTAATCTAGAGGTTAGTTCCTACGATCACGCATCACCGTTGCCTGGAGTGGGAAATATTCTGATATACAAACAGCAGGTTCATGCCAATAAAAGGGTGGGTCCATGGCATCCAGACAGGGATGAGTTTTACTTAACAAGACAACCATCTCAGAGGATGTTTAAGCTTTACGACAAAATACCAGACATACACCCGTGCGCGTATTCTCACCGACGTAACACGGTGAATGCGTTTTCATGTTCAACAGGGTCGACTGGTTATATTTGTGGAAACTGCGAACCTGGATACGACGTTGAATACTTTCAGTCAATGTGCACAAAGTGTGGATCTGGTCTGGAGGAATTCACAAAGTTGGTCTTGCCACGGTTCATTTTCGTGTTTGCAGTTCTCATAACATGTTACTCCACAAGGCATGCAAACTTGAGTGGTGAGTTCTCACTCGTTgcaattttaaaaatccTCAACCTCTTTACCCTTTCGCTTCTACCCTTGGGGTTATTGCCCATTACATCAGTCTCAAGTCTGAGGAGATTCTACTGGTCGTTCCATCTCCTCTTTTATTATCCCATATCCTGGTTTGCCCACACGGAACGTGTCGGATGCTGGGAGTTTACTCTTCGAAAATTTACGcaatggatgaatgagtatgGATTCTCCAGGGATATTTTTGATGGGTCAAGGCACCTGGACTATAAGCAGTTGTGGTACATGCAGAGGCTGGTTGGGGCGGTTAAACCTCTGCTTGATCTCGTTCTCCTTTGCCTGCTCTTTCCACTCTTTAATTTGGTTTACCAGAGATATATTAGGCGCAAGTTTTACGAAAAGATTAAACATTTTCTGATCAAGAGTAAGAACGCAGATGAAGCAAATGAGTCCAGAGGACGAGATAGGAGAGTAGAAAAAATGATTAAAAGGGACACAAGAAATCTCTTGTTTCAGAACATTGTCGTAATCATCGTCTTGCACATTCCCAGTCTTTTTATAAACTCGCTCTCAATGGTATGGTGCAGACCCGTCCGTTATAAAAATGAGGAACCTGTAGAGATCCTCCTGCATCTTCCAAACCAGGAATGCGACATGGAGAATCCTCTCTTTAGATTTGGCTTCATGGTGTCCGCTAGTCTCTTCATTCTCGTATTTTTATTCTCAGtgttcttcttcttttcccTCCTAAACTCGGATTACGAGGCTAATTCATGGAAGTCGATATTTATGATGGGCTACAGAGAGGGTTGTAGGTGGTGGGACATTATCCTGTTGCTTAGACAATTCCTTGTTGTCGTTTTTGTCGTGGCTCAATACTCGGTTAACCCTCGAGGAGGCTCAGAGTATGTCCGTTTGCTCTCATTCATGGCCTTTAACATTTCATTCCTTATGCTACATTTGTGGTATTCCCCCTATGACCACAGAGGTGACTATCGGTTTCACAGGTTGGAGAGTTTTGTCTTTATCACGAGCATTTTCATAAGCCTGTTTGTTCATGGCTCTTGTTTTTACGACTTTTCAAGGTTTGCCATAGTTCCCATAGTTTTGGCCCTTTTTGCCTACTTTAAAATTGTCTCAAACTTTTTCCTGGAGTCTGCAAGTATAGCAAATGTACAGACAAAGTTTAGGAATCCAGGCTTTATAGAGCAGGTACTCTCGATTCTTCCGTCTTATCGGAGCAGTAGAAATGTTTACGTTTACTTTAATTATGATACGAATACACTCGTATTTGATCGCACTGCATTTTACTTAAGGAAAGGTCTCATCTCTCGACTGGAACGCATCTTCTCGAATTTAAAGGTCAATCAGTCGGAGAGTCGTAGGTTTTTAATTTCAACAATCAAGGACATTTATGCAACTTCAATTTGGATGAAGAAACGGGTGATGATTCCAGACGACTTCATCTACTTTATTATCCGAATGGCGTTTTGGTTTTCCTATTGCATGCACATTGAGATGGATGAGAAGTTGACGGAAAAGGATCGCCTATATCTCATTATATTTTTCTACCTCTATTACAAGGATGGAAGGGTAAAAAGAATGCTCTCGCCAGTGATTTCTAAACTACCAGTTGGTGCATCACAGAAGAATTCATTCCGCATTGATAATGCCAATTCTTTAGTTCATATTAACATTGTAGAATCATTACTCGTAGATTGTCTGTTTGACAAATTCTATGACGTTAGACCAATCACCATTACGGAGCTGTACTACGCATTGCTATCCCTCGGTCACTTGGGGGATTCTCTGCCTCGAGTCTACGCTCTCTACGAGGCGTTCTTGCGAACAAGGCGCTCTCAAAGGGATGTAAAAATAGACGAAATAAAAAACGAGATTGATAGTATAACAGCTTGCATGGACGAGGAATCGACAATGGTTAAAATAAAAGCCCTGAGTCAGGAAAGGCAAGAGCTGATGGATGAGCTGGAGAAGCTTGAACTCTTGGTTAAACACAAGACAAACATTATAGCGGTTGAAAGGTCTACTGAAAAGGTCGTACAGGACCTGGAATTAGCTCTAGATAAAATGCTAGTTGACAATTTGACACATGAAGATATTTTGGAAGGCATCTCAAAGCTGAATGCAGACGGTGAAAGTCACTCAAATTCAGAGAGGAGAAAGGGGCTCCTAATACCAGTTTTAAAGCTCAACAAGTCGTTGGAATAA
- a CDS encoding hypothetical protein (encoded by transcript BEWA_029860A), whose amino-acid sequence MKFVGAVRLGKDNLYHGNSDNKTVAVYEKNGNNAANLVAIIEFIGIVGFPHKTVVSYGLNYEFRATLLVSKDKQPGVDLFYSRIAIKEDCASKSLSSTSLAKIDPRMNIAIFKNKWEVVYKSEGRYSLFTRHPKLCICLDEHCDRAEDYNHFVKTIAIEGPMLIAPIRAACTVGTRCIMEIDGYFKEAKNYFALSKDASLTNGHMSFTLPNVYEYNMSLSGFSAFKTVTLKIYWIPGLKYADVNPVIGEVEVMSFYVGTFPVAPFGAQSLVLDPTHFCSHKFYIYKRIKTETVMPNPELQAELWSLDRTVVLSNKMIGITGGFNAGDLYILKSIKGCEVSTGTGGDNASESNNFEKEVLVAHLVPTGVTKYKRYVCEFGMTCKIEFPTIGLTELISKGVQRGYNYQVLLAKRCGTGFDKTPFLTPNGLSSSEKISSDSSEFSWSGNAFPDLSFINTQLRACWCDKASVDAYTCQGDDYSIDIGTVLIVGETRKTYKCWLGAMCSITLRGHYDRGADEIIMSRACSNPGDVTSDQDDAFDYENLKSATGDEVTVITTEIDVVDEMVGVMRLCRRSKGSRLKFTDLGIEVEVTRMALEKKRYIVGMNGSALVKAKVPIEGEQYILVKQLQDEVGDAIAHRKLFTDHGMRVETRVRAGYSKISWCMTSQHMRCTRLEDFRLNLADLTTEGILNLKGPIKCINWEMCKLTFAFQSMFAMLTEAPHLADPGSVLVLRKKECSEGASMGDVHVFGGYHDKAVVHEQTNDLFVLRYLKDYSRKLYGLTPGQYFLCFQSKDKMVEMSKIDVVGMLNE is encoded by the exons ATGAAATTTGTGGGCGCTGTAAGGCTTGGAAAGGATAATTTATATCACGGGAATTCTGACAACAAGACCGTCGCCGTTTACGAAAAGAATGGGAACAACGCAGCCAACCTTGTCGCAATTATTGAATTTATAG GAATCGTTGGATTTCCGCACAAGACAGTGGTATCGTATGGCCTCAATTACGAGTTTAGGGCTACGCTATTGGTTTCCAAGGATAAACAACCGGGTGTGGATCTATTCTACTCTAGAATAGCCATCAAGGAGGATTGTGCAAGCAAATCACTTTCCTCTACCTCCCTTGCCAAAATCGATCCAAGGATGAATATCgccatttttaaaaacaaGTGGGAGGTTGTATACAAGTCTGAAGGGAGATACAGTCTCTTTACCAGGCACCCAAAGCTTTGCATTTGCCTGGATGAGCACTGCGACAGAGCGGAAGATTACAACCATTTCGTAAAGACTATAGCCATAGAAGGACCGATGTTGATTGCTCCTATAAGGGCTGCATGCACTGTTGGAACGAGGTGTATAATGGAAATTGATGGGTACTTTAAAGAGGCAAAAAACTATTTTGCGCTCTCAAAAGATGCCTCTCTCACCAATGGACACATGAGCTTTACACTTCCCAACGTTTACGAGTACAATATGAGTCTTTCAGGTTTTTCTGCATTTAAGACTGTCACTCTAAAGATTTACTGGATCCCAGGGCTAAAATATGCGGACGTTAATCCAGTCATTGGAGAAGTAGAGGTGATGAGTTTTTACGTTGGAACATTCCCGGTAGCTCCCTTTGGAGCCCAGAGTCTTGTGCTAGATCCCACCCACTTTTGTTCGCacaaattttacatttacaagaGGATTAAAACTGAAACTGTGATGCCGAACCCAGAGCTCCAGGCAGAACTTTGGAGCCTTGACAGGACTGTAGTATTGTCCAACAAGATGATTGGGATTACTGGAGGGTTTAATGCTGGAGATTTGTATATTCTAAAGTCTATAAAGGGATGTGAAGTTTCCACAGGGACTGGTGGAGATAATGCTTCCGAGTCAAACAATTTTGAGAAGGAAGTTTTAGTTGCTCATCTCGTTCCTACCGGCGTCACAAAGTATAAACGATACGTTTGTGAGTTTGGAATGACTTGTAAAATCGAGTTTCCCACAATTGGTCTCACCGAGTTGATATCCAAAGGGGTTCAGAGGGGATATAATTACCAGGTCCTCTTGGCTAAAAGATGTGGCACTGGCTTTGATaaaactccattcttgacCCCAAATGGGCTTTCTAGCAGTGAGAAGATTTCATCAGACTCGAGCGAGTTTTCCTGGAGCGGAAATGCGTTTCCAGACTTGTCATTTATAAACACTCAACTCAGGGCTTGCTGGTGCGATAAAGCGAGTGTTGACGCCTATACATGCCAAGGGGACGACTATTCCATCGACATTGGCACCGTGCTTATCGTAG GCGAGACAAGAAAGACTTACAAGTGTTGGCTGGGTGCCATGTGTTCAATTACGTTGCGCGGTCACTATGATCGGGGAGCGGATGAGATTATAATGTCCAGAGCCTGTAGCAATCCCGGAGATGTAACGTCGGACCAAGACGATGCGTTTGACTATGAAAACCTAAAGTCCGCAACGGGAGACGAGGTGACCGTGATTACTACGGAAATTGATGTCGTGGACGAAATGGTTGGAGTGATGAGACTCTGCAGGAGAAGCAAAGGGAGTCGCCTCAAATTTACCGATTTGGGAATTGAAGTCGAGGTTACAAGAATGGCActggaaaagaagaggtaTATCGTAGGCATGAATGGGTCCGCCCTCGTCAAGGCAAAAG TGCCAATCGAGGGGGAGCAATACATTCTCGTCAAGCAACTGCAGGATGAAGTTGGTGACGCCATTGCACATCGCAAGTTATTCACCGATCATGGGATGAGGGTGGAGACTAGGGTGAGGGCTGGCTACTCCAAAATTAGCTGGTGTATGACCAGTCAGCACATGAGATGTACGAGGCTGGAGGACTTTAGACTCAATCTCGCCGATTTGACGACGGAGGGAATTCTCAACCTCAAGGGACCCATCAAGTGCATAAATTG GGAAATGTGCAAGCTTACATTTGCGTTTCAGAGCATGTTTGCAATGCTGACTGAAGCACCTCACTTGGCGGACCCGGGATCGGTTTTGGTCCTTCGCAAG AAGGAGTGCAGTGAGGGAGCATCAATGGGAGATGTGCATGTCTTTGGGGGTTACCACGACAAGGCTGTGGTACATGAACAGACCAATGACCTCTTTGTCTTGAGGTATCTCAAGGATTATAGCCGGAAGCTTTACGGGCTTACTCCCGGACAATATTTCTTGTGCTTTCAGTCAAAGGATAAAATGGTGGAAATGAGCAAGATTGATGTTGTAGGTATGTTGAATGAATGa